The following are from one region of the Propionispora vibrioides genome:
- the bioA gene encoding adenosylmethionine--8-amino-7-oxononanoate transaminase, whose protein sequence is MIDTERKDKTFVWHPFTQMQDWAARPQKVIAAAKGIKLIDTEGKEFYDGVSSLWVNIHGHQHSKIDQAIIEQLGKVAHTTMLGLSNIPAVELAEQLVAVTPCGLNKVFYSDDGSTAVEVALKMAFQYWQHKGKMKKQKFISLQQAYHGDTVGTVSVGGIDLFHRVFKPLLFSTVQIPSPSCYHCQIHSEPAICGLQCAAALEAVLAEHHEEIAAMVIEPMVQAAAGMLMSPSGYLAKIREITRKYDVLLIADEVATGFGRTGKMFACEHEGVEPDIMTLSKGITGGYMPLAATLTTDEIYQAFLGGYSEKKTFYHGHSYTGNPLACAAALANLAIFKEERVIEGLAPKIEAAAAKLKEMEALTHVGSVRQCGLIIGIELMQDKYCKIPYPWEAASGASVCCKAREYGLIIRPIGDVIICMPPLASTVEEIETMLEIIKRSIREITETSMATTALVQPTDL, encoded by the coding sequence ATGATAGACACGGAGCGTAAGGATAAAACGTTTGTTTGGCATCCGTTCACGCAAATGCAGGATTGGGCGGCCAGGCCGCAAAAGGTGATTGCGGCGGCGAAGGGAATAAAATTGATTGATACGGAAGGTAAGGAGTTTTATGACGGAGTGTCCTCGCTATGGGTAAATATTCATGGACATCAACACAGCAAGATTGATCAGGCCATCATTGAACAGTTGGGGAAAGTTGCCCATACGACCATGTTAGGGTTGTCCAACATTCCTGCCGTTGAATTGGCAGAACAACTAGTCGCGGTGACGCCTTGCGGGTTGAATAAGGTATTTTATTCGGATGACGGTTCTACGGCAGTGGAAGTGGCGCTAAAAATGGCATTTCAATATTGGCAGCATAAAGGAAAAATGAAAAAACAAAAATTTATTTCCTTGCAACAGGCTTATCACGGTGATACGGTGGGAACGGTCAGTGTTGGCGGGATTGATTTATTCCACAGAGTATTTAAGCCACTCTTGTTTAGCACGGTTCAAATACCCTCTCCTTCCTGTTATCATTGCCAAATACATTCCGAACCCGCAATTTGCGGTTTACAATGTGCGGCAGCGTTAGAAGCCGTACTTGCCGAGCATCACGAGGAGATTGCGGCCATGGTGATTGAGCCGATGGTGCAGGCTGCCGCCGGTATGCTCATGTCCCCGTCCGGCTATTTAGCCAAGATACGGGAAATTACCCGCAAGTATGATGTTTTGCTTATTGCCGATGAAGTGGCGACAGGTTTTGGCCGGACAGGAAAAATGTTCGCCTGCGAACATGAAGGGGTTGAACCCGACATAATGACGTTATCGAAAGGGATTACCGGCGGCTACATGCCATTGGCGGCGACGCTGACGACCGATGAAATCTATCAGGCTTTCCTGGGCGGCTACTCGGAAAAAAAGACTTTTTATCATGGCCATTCTTACACGGGAAATCCGTTGGCTTGTGCAGCGGCGTTGGCAAATTTGGCAATATTTAAGGAAGAACGAGTTATCGAAGGCCTTGCTCCCAAGATTGAGGCGGCAGCTGCCAAACTAAAAGAAATGGAAGCGCTTACCCATGTGGGTAGTGTAAGGCAGTGTGGCTTGATCATTGGTATTGAACTCATGCAGGATAAGTACTGTAAAATCCCTTATCCCTGGGAAGCTGCCTCCGGTGCCAGCGTATGCTGCAAAGCCAGAGAGTATGGGCTTATTATTCGTCCGATTGGCGATGTGATCATATGCATGCCTCCGCTGGCGAGTACAGTGGAAGAAATCGAAACAATGCTGGAGATCATTAAACGCTCTATCAGGGAAATCACAGAAACCAGCATGGCTACTACGGCCTTGGTACAACCTACCGATCTATGA